One Tunturibacter gelidoferens genomic region harbors:
- a CDS encoding DUF3606 domain-containing protein, with translation MADNIIASAEPIEHPKAPHDPKEINPKMSSDIHYWAKEFGVTGDQLHEAIRVHGTHVDKVRAALNHHKG, from the coding sequence ATGGCTGACAACATTATTGCTAGCGCAGAGCCGATTGAGCATCCGAAGGCTCCACATGACCCCAAAGAGATCAATCCGAAGATGTCGTCCGATATTCACTACTGGGCGAAGGAGTTTGGGGTGACCGGCGATCAGCTGCATGAGGCGATCCGGGTGCACGGGACGCATGTGGATAAGGTTCGCGCTGCGCTGAATCATCACAAGGGTTAG
- a CDS encoding DUF5715 family protein — protein MMRLNAPIPALLALAALSLSSASSLAKPTHHPSAHKKTVAAAAAKHPDKQKAAAKPTHAAHGSKHHGAPKADPPVTARVHARSTTAHHRLRHAVSAPVPRSTQPELTASAAAPQKATSEDFLKAAASTQMETQAAVAIHGTSRPEELNETRDAPVRKPTAKPVSVAKPVPVISVVRPAAERPQLASVEEVASTPVILPNLYNKRGRLIVPPPLKGSHEILVHQNEVADRDGLSRIQDDGDLTDMRSKKLLVALPENEGLQVDDRLPTNRRYCRPWTAQFLATLARAHYARFHTPLQVNSAVRTVEFQQHLMHINGNAAPAEGDTASPHLTGQAIDIAKHGLSLAEIAWLRGYLLPLVQEGKVDVEEEFQQSCFHVSVYKKYLPPAPERDLAILHHGGTSALATALR, from the coding sequence ATGATGCGTTTGAACGCCCCCATACCGGCCCTTCTGGCGCTTGCAGCCCTGTCTTTGTCTTCTGCAAGCAGCCTCGCCAAACCGACGCATCACCCCTCGGCCCATAAAAAGACCGTTGCCGCTGCAGCTGCAAAGCATCCAGACAAACAAAAGGCCGCCGCCAAACCGACGCACGCCGCCCATGGCTCCAAACACCACGGCGCGCCGAAGGCTGACCCTCCCGTTACCGCCCGCGTTCATGCGCGGAGTACGACCGCACACCACCGCCTGCGGCACGCCGTCAGCGCCCCGGTGCCGAGGAGCACGCAGCCTGAGCTGACAGCCTCCGCAGCCGCACCGCAGAAGGCGACTTCGGAGGACTTCCTCAAAGCCGCCGCGTCCACGCAGATGGAGACGCAGGCCGCCGTCGCGATCCACGGAACCTCTCGCCCTGAAGAGCTCAACGAGACACGTGATGCGCCTGTGCGCAAACCCACCGCAAAGCCCGTCTCCGTGGCCAAGCCAGTACCTGTGATCAGCGTTGTCCGCCCGGCTGCGGAGAGGCCACAGCTGGCCAGCGTCGAAGAGGTCGCATCGACTCCGGTCATCCTACCCAATCTCTACAACAAGCGCGGCCGCCTCATCGTCCCGCCGCCGCTGAAGGGCTCTCACGAGATCCTCGTTCACCAGAACGAGGTTGCCGATCGCGATGGACTCTCTCGCATTCAGGATGACGGCGACCTTACGGACATGCGCAGCAAGAAGCTGCTCGTCGCGCTGCCCGAGAACGAAGGTTTGCAGGTGGACGACCGTCTGCCCACAAACCGGCGGTACTGCCGTCCCTGGACTGCGCAGTTTCTCGCGACCCTGGCGCGCGCACACTACGCTCGCTTCCATACGCCGCTGCAGGTCAACTCCGCAGTGCGCACGGTCGAATTTCAGCAGCACCTGATGCACATCAACGGCAACGCCGCTCCCGCGGAAGGCGACACCGCGTCTCCTCACCTTACCGGTCAGGCGATCGACATTGCGAAGCATGGCCTCTCACTCGCCGAGATTGCGTGGCTCCGCGGATACCTTCTTCCACTCGTGCAAGAGGGGAAAGTTGATGTCGAGGAGGAGTTCCAGCAGTCCTGCTTCCACGTCAGCGTGTACAAAAAGTACCTGCCGCCTGCGCCTGAGCGCGACCTCGCCATCCTGCATCACGGCGGAACGTCTGCACTGGCTACGG
- a CDS encoding Fic family protein → MGLSGYAGNWRPSGIEIQGSGHTPPDPFRIPEMIEELCDYVNERWNEKSPLHLASYVMWRLNWIHPFTDGNGRTSRAASYLILCVKLGYLLPGKLTIPEQISADKRPYYKALEEADIAWREGKIDLTAMKELLGSMLAAQLVAVHEDSKLGGE, encoded by the coding sequence ATGGGTCTCTCGGGGTACGCCGGAAACTGGCGACCCTCTGGAATCGAGATTCAGGGAAGCGGCCATACCCCTCCAGACCCTTTCCGGATTCCGGAAATGATCGAAGAGCTATGCGACTACGTGAACGAAAGGTGGAACGAGAAGAGTCCACTACATCTTGCTTCCTATGTCATGTGGAGGCTGAACTGGATTCATCCCTTCACTGACGGAAACGGAAGGACTTCGCGTGCGGCCTCATATCTGATTCTCTGCGTGAAGCTGGGCTATCTACTACCCGGTAAGCTGACCATTCCCGAACAAATCTCTGCCGACAAGAGGCCATACTATAAGGCGCTTGAGGAAGCTGACATTGCGTGGCGCGAAGGAAAGATTGATTTGACCGCCATGAAGGAACTGCTTGGCTCAATGCTAGCTGCGCAACTAGTGGCGGTTCACGAGGACTCAAAGTTGGGCGGCGAATAA
- a CDS encoding glycine zipper 2TM domain-containing protein, whose protein sequence is MTKLRNAVLLTPLLFAAGIAPAFAQHYDNNSAYYSGMRNGGHGGNYYNNRDRPYHDDHRRDQGGIGPGKGALIGAGGGAVLGAVFGGGLKGTLIGGAAGAGIGAVVGKAAQNKRDDRRYY, encoded by the coding sequence ATGACCAAGCTACGAAACGCGGTCCTTCTTACGCCTCTTCTCTTTGCGGCCGGAATAGCTCCGGCGTTTGCACAACATTACGATAACAACAGTGCCTACTACAGCGGTATGCGTAACGGCGGCCATGGCGGCAACTACTATAACAATCGCGATCGCCCCTACCATGACGACCATCGCCGGGATCAGGGGGGCATCGGACCTGGCAAGGGCGCGCTGATCGGTGCAGGTGGCGGGGCGGTTCTCGGAGCAGTCTTCGGTGGCGGCCTCAAGGGTACCCTTATTGGCGGAGCAGCCGGCGCAGGCATCGGAGCCGTAGTAGGCAAGGCCGCCCAGAACAAACGCGACGATCGCCGCTACTACTAG
- a CDS encoding c-type cytochrome domain-containing protein, with product MKRMLACLGLVTIGLLGLGLRAGAVQAAGADEAANPEFYSTKVQPILQANCYRCHGGTNHRGGLSIQTRAGMLKGGHEGPVLIPGDPANSLLVRLIRHEGPAKDPMPMPPKQPKLSDADIATVERWVKAGAIMPEDPQQ from the coding sequence ATGAAGAGGATGTTGGCGTGCTTGGGGCTGGTCACTATCGGGCTGCTGGGGTTGGGGTTACGAGCGGGAGCGGTGCAGGCTGCGGGGGCCGATGAGGCAGCGAACCCCGAGTTCTACTCAACGAAGGTTCAGCCGATCCTTCAGGCGAACTGCTACCGGTGTCATGGCGGGACGAACCATCGCGGCGGGTTGAGTATTCAAACGCGGGCGGGGATGTTGAAGGGTGGACATGAAGGTCCGGTGCTGATACCCGGAGATCCGGCAAACAGTCTGCTCGTGCGGCTGATCCGTCATGAGGGGCCAGCGAAGGATCCGATGCCGATGCCGCCGAAGCAGCCGAAGCTCTCTGATGCGGATATCGCGACGGTGGAGCGATGGGTCAAGGCAGGGGCAATTATGCCGGAGGATCCGCAGCAGTAA
- a CDS encoding CsbD family protein, translated as MRGFPWILAGIGVGVAVTYLLFVNEPEPAYDTSYDGFTDAARKTYAWGTKKQAEGKLGSVAGAIKEGAGNLTGNQNLADEGTADRVVGDVKDAAGRVGQAVGQTIHDLNK; from the coding sequence ATGAGGGGATTCCCCTGGATCCTTGCCGGTATTGGAGTCGGCGTCGCGGTCACGTACCTGCTTTTCGTCAACGAACCAGAGCCGGCCTATGACACCAGTTATGACGGATTCACCGATGCAGCCCGCAAGACCTACGCCTGGGGCACGAAGAAACAGGCCGAGGGCAAGCTGGGTTCGGTCGCCGGCGCCATCAAAGAAGGCGCAGGCAATCTCACCGGCAACCAGAACCTGGCCGATGAGGGCACCGCGGATCGCGTCGTTGGAGATGTGAAGGATGCCGCAGGGCGCGTCGGACAGGCCGTGGGGCAGACCATTCACGATTTGAACAAATAG
- a CDS encoding nuclear transport factor 2 family protein, giving the protein MRLLLLVTASLLASRALSQTPAAPPQLPASVEIVKLEQNLWTTMTEGDFAAVHALFTPDFIQVDEHIQALDTLLITLKHCKLESYELRDLQVRILTPDSALTAYHVVNTFNCGSADKPSLMNNDNNSVTVWVRQPKSGRWLAQAHTETPAKP; this is encoded by the coding sequence ATGCGTCTCCTCCTGCTGGTTACCGCCTCGCTCCTTGCGTCCAGAGCACTCTCTCAGACACCTGCGGCTCCGCCGCAGCTTCCTGCCTCCGTCGAGATCGTCAAGCTGGAACAAAATCTCTGGACGACAATGACCGAGGGCGACTTCGCGGCTGTTCACGCCTTGTTTACGCCGGACTTCATCCAGGTCGACGAGCATATTCAGGCTCTGGACACGCTTCTGATCACCCTAAAACACTGCAAGCTCGAGTCCTACGAACTTCGTGATCTCCAGGTTCGCATTCTGACGCCAGACTCTGCGCTTACCGCTTATCACGTGGTCAATACGTTCAACTGTGGCAGCGCGGATAAACCGTCTCTCATGAATAATGACAACAACTCCGTCACCGTCTGGGTTCGGCAGCCTAAGAGCGGGAGATGGCTTGCCCAGGCCCATACGGAGACACCTGCGAAACCCTGA